One genomic window of Triplophysa rosa linkage group LG11, Trosa_1v2, whole genome shotgun sequence includes the following:
- the gfap gene encoding glial fibrillary acidic protein, with product METQRVYSSYRKRFGTPGGSPSVGITSRLSSSRLSLHSSPRHLTSSPMTHSTSRLSLGGERLDFSADSLLKAQYRETRTNEKVEMMGLNDRFASYIEKVRFLEQQNKMLVAELNQLRGKEPSRLGDIYQEELRELRRQVDSLNTGKARLEIERDNLASDLASVKQRLQDETVLRQEAENNLNTFRQDVDEAAMNRVQLERKIDALQDEINFLKKVHEEEMRELQEQLMAQQVHVDLDVSKPDLTAALKDIRAQYEAMATSNMQETEEWYRSKFSDLTDAANRNAEALRQAKQEANEYRRQVQSLTCDLESLRGTNESLERQLREMDERFTLETAGHQDTIAHLEDEIQMLKEEMARHLQEYQDLLNVKLALDIEIATYRKLLEGEETRITVPVQNFTNLQFRETSMDTRLTPEAHVKRSIVVRTVETRDGEIIKESTTERKDLP from the exons ATGGAGACCCAACGTGTTTACTCGTCCTACCGAAAGCGTTTCGGGACTCCAGGAGGCTCCCCGTCCGTGGGAATCACCAGCCGCCTCAGCTCGAGCCGCCTGTCCCTCCACAGCAGCCCGCGGCACCTCACCTCCAGCCCCATGACCCACTCCACCTCTCGCCTGTCCCTAGGTGGAGAGCGGCTGGACTTCTCGGCGGACTCCCTGCTGAAGGCCCAGTACCGGGAGACTCGCACCAACGAGAAGGTGGAGATGATGGGGCTGAACGACCGCTTCGCCAGCTACATCGAGAAAGTCCGCTTCCTGGAGCAGCAGAATAAGATGCTGGTGGCAGAACTGAACCAGCTGAGGGGCAAGGAGCCGAGTCGACTGGGCGACATCTACCAGGAGGAGCTGAGGGAGCTCCGCAGACAGGTGGACAGCCTCAACACTGGAAAAGCAAGACTGGAGATAGAAAGAGACAACCTGGCCTCGGACTTGGCCAGTGTTAAACAGAG ACTGCAGGATGAAACGGTCCTTCGGCAAGAGGCAGAAAATAACCTCAACACCTTCAGACAA GATGTGGATGAAGCTGCTATGAACCGCGTACAGCTGGAGAGGAAGATTGATGCTCTGCAGGATGAGATCAATTTTCTGAAGAAGGTCCATGAGGAG GAGATGAGAGAGCTGCAGGAGCAGTTGATGGCCCAACAGGTTCATGTGGATCTGGATGTATCTAAGCCAGATTTAACTGCTGCACTGAAGGACATCAGAGCTCAGTATGAGGCCATGGCCACCTCTAATATGCAAGAGACTGAGGAGTGGTATCGATCAAag TTCTCTGATCTGACTGATGCAGCCAATCGTAACGCAGAGGCTCTGAGACAAGCCAAGCAGGAGGCCAATGAGTATCGTCGACAGGTTCAGAGTCTGACCTGTGACCTGGAATCTCTCCGTGGGACT aacGAATCCCTTGAGCGCCAGCTCAGAGAGATGGATGAGCGGTTTACGCTGGAGACAGCTGGTCATCAGGATACCATTGCCCATCTGGAGGATGAGATCCAAATGCTCAAGGAGGAGATGGCCAGACACCTGCAGGAGTACCAGGACCTGCTTAATGTAAAACTGGCCCTGGATATTGAGATTGCCACCTACAGGAAGTTGCTGGAAGGGGAGGAGACCAG AATCACAGTTCCTGTGCAGAACTTCACTAATTTACAGTTTAGAG AGACCAGCATGGACACCAGGCTGACTCCAGAAGCACATGTGAAGAGAAGCATAGTTGTGCGAACTGTTGAGACTCGTGATGGGGAG ATTATTAAAGAGTCCACTACTGAGCGAAAGGATCTGCCGTAA